ATAAAATGAGTCGCTTCAAGTTAGGGAACCATCCGCTGCGAAACCACAATTGTTGCCCGTCATATGCCTTGTGCAGTTTCAGAAATACGAGGTGGGTCAACTGAGAGAGGGATCGAAGTGGATCCTCTCTCAACCCACTCCAACCCAGATACAATTTTCGAAGGCTGGATCCAAGTGCACGAAATAAGGGCAAATCCATCGTCCCTTCAGCCAGCTGCCCTTTCAGATTAAGCTTTAGAAGATGCTGAGGTGGATGATCCCAGCCTCCCAACTGGAGAATCTCATTCTCGTCGCTTGCATTGAGGGACAAGTAGTACAGGTAGCGCAACCTTGATAACGAAGCGCATAGGTGCTTGCAATGGATGCCACGCACTTTCCATATCCGAACGCTTCTTAGTTGGGTCAAGTTCCGGAGCCGTTCCACAAATTCCATAGTTGCTTCCACTGCTTGGAGAGTCTGCAGGTCTTTCAAATTCCACAGCCCCTTCAGACCTTGCACACCTCTGCCCGAATTTATAGTCACATCACTTGCATCTGGAACCTTCTCGGCAAACAAGTGACGCAACTTCTTGAGATTTCTTATCGTGCTTGGCAGTTTCTCTATTTCACTTTGGGAGAGGTCGAGCGTCTGTAGGTTATGAAGCCTTCCCAAGGATTTAGGTAGCACCTTCACCTTCGTCTTCCTCAGACCCAAAAAGTGCAGATTGAATAAGTCCCCGATTTCATCTGGTACTCTCTCAATCGAGATGCCTTGTAGGTCTAAGACGGTCAAATATCTAGAGCTGGAACACAGCAAAGACAAGGATGACGATGCGGACATTGCAGGGTCAAACACCGTGAAAGTGCGAAGTCTTGGCAACTCCATGCTCGACTGGAGTTGGTTACCGCATTTGTGCACTGACAGACGACGTTTCTCATCACCCGTCTTCACCACCATCTGAAGATCGTCATGTACCACACTGAAATTTTCCTTCATAGACAGTGATACAGCCAACTCTCGTACAATATCGTGCATTCGACAGTGTTTTATTCTACCAAATTCATTCCTTCTTACAACTTGAAGCATGCATCGATGGATGAGCTCCTTAAGATAGTCCTCTGCTACTTCTTCCATTGTGCTCGATCCCCTTTCCTCCACAAATCCTTCTGCGACCCACAGTCTCATAAGCCTCTTTCTCTGAAGCACATGATCCTCCGGGAACATGCTGCAATGCAAGAAGCAGTTCTTAAGATATCTCGGTAGATAGTTGTAGCTGAGATTCAAAACATGCTTCACATTGTCCAAATTTGGGTTGTTATTCAACTCCCAGCTCAGCCGATCATAAACTTTCCCCCATTCTGACTTGGTTTTCTCTCTCAGGGACAGCAGGCTGCCTAAAGAGACGATAGCTAGTGGCAACCCTTGACATTTTGATACAATTTTCTCCCCCAACTCCTCCAGCTCTTTAGGACATTCTCTCACTTTCTCTTTCCAGAATGCCCTCTTACAGAATAGATCCCATGCCTGAGTGCTTTGCAACCCCTTCAGCTCAAGCTTCCGACTATCATGTGCTAGTGAAGCTACCTCAGTACTCCGAGTTGTAATGATTATTCTGCTTCCTTTGTTGTTAACAAAGGCTTGTCGAATATCATTAAAAGCTTCTGGATCCCATACATCATCCAGTATGATCATATATCTTTTCTGGTCTAGAGAACTTCTTATTGTTTCAACTAACCTTCTGTGGTTCAATCCTCTAATGTCGATTGGAATTTTGTCGACCTTTTCATTGTCATGCAGCTCCTCTATCATTCTTCTTAAAAGATCATCCACTTGATAAGTTTGTGAGATGGATATCCATGCATGACATTCAAACTTTGTCCCCTCACTTTTATATACATTGGTGACAAGGGTTGTTTTGCCCAATCCACCCATGCCCCACACGGATATTATACAGCTAACCGGATCCTCATCAAATAGCCATTCAATTAATGTTTTTCTGTTTTGGTCGATCCCCACAAGGTCatcttcaccaatgaaatgagaaaAGTCGGCTAAATATCGCTGATTTTCACTAGCATAATTTAAACTACTATCCATTTCTCCTTCTGCTGTCTTAATCCATCGCTCCTTCATTTCTGAAAGGTGCACCAAATTACTTTCTAACTCTTTCAGCTGAGCAGCAATTTGATGCCAGGCAACCAAATCGGGGGATCTCCTTACTACTTTTTTAAGATAACCTCCCAACCCACTCCCTTGTTGTCGAGCTATGAGATACACATACTCATCCATAATGTCTTCAACACTATATGCTAGTTTCCGTACCTTCTGAACCCAAGCTTCAACGACCTGGTTGTTGTCAGTTCGAGCATCTATTTGACCGAGAAAGGCTTGCATTACCGAAAGTTCACTCTCAATACGACTCATACTACTTGGTAATTGCGTCAACAATGAGACTTCATTTGCAAAAAGAGAACCAGCTAGTTTCACTGCTTCTCCACCCAAAGCAACACCGATCTTTTTAATTGCTAGCAGTATGGCAGCCTCTGCCATGTTTGGTTCCACGATGAACTGCACCTCCTTTGTTGGACAAGCTAGGTGTCCTACCCAGACTAGCACCGGTAtctcttatttctctctcttggtgtttgatctatccaaaaaaaaaaaaaaaaggtttagtCTTAGTTATAATTAAATGAGAGTTGATCAAGATGCTTATGCAACTACGAGATCTCAGATATATACTAGATAATCTTGATACCATGTTATTTAGTACTAAGATCATTATTTCTCACACCATTGGTAAGATACCCTTGGAAAATAGAAAAACCATTCACAACAAGTAGGCTTTCCATTCTTTAAGGTATGCACATGTATGGTGCGTATAAAATAAGAAAACTTAATTATAATAAAGATTAGGAAGGTTTGGTCGAGGTGATTGAATGTGATGTTGTTGTAATACCCAACATCTATTTAATCGGTTTTTCCTTTGCTTGACTCGTCTCGACATGGCATGAGTTGGCCGAGTCAATTTTCAAAACTTggcagcagaaaaaaaaaatctcgccGTGTGCCTGGCCAACAGCTAGATTGCATGGCTAAGCTGGGAAGAGGCCAAAGCCTCTCATGTGCAAGTGGCTAATATAACAACCAGCAAGCTTGAGAAAACAGACCAGAAACCTCACCCTCCTTCCTTGTCCTTTGACAACTGCTAGAGACTGGATTTTCCCCTCCGATTAAGGAAGACAAGCATAATGAGATCACATTAATCATGCctgtctcattttttttttctccccttcCTGATCCATGGCCTTCTCCATCTTTATCCTTTGTTtggtacaaaagatggattgaatTAGAAAGAATGGATAGAGAAGAGAGGATAAATGAGGAGGATGGATAGAAAAGGAAGAGGATGGCCAAATCTTTCATCCATTCTCCCATATATTTGGTGAGATATGAATGGATGGATGAAAAtgattccttcctttatttgatatgagagaaacaaaaaaaaataatatatcatatttacatgatatttttattaaactattttttataaaaaaattattattatcagtttataacacttataactttaaaatttataattatataaaattatagaaatatttaatcttaattttattttataaattaattatatatgaattaatttatttatatatatagtaattagataaataactaaataatttataacttaaattaaataaataattaattttataaaataattaactaaaaatagaaaatatgaatagaaaaaaataattcttattatttacttataattatgaaaattacatactaaaattaaaataattactaatAAAATGTAATAGTATACGATTAATAGTAtagataaatataaataaaatgaatgaaaaaatgTTATAGTTTTGTTAAAATGTTAACGAGGGACAGTATTGTTACTATAAAAATCTATCCCTCTCCATGCTCcatccttctttccttccttgcATCCTTCCAAATTGGAGGATACAAATTGGTGGATTAGGATAGATGAGCAATCCTTCTTTTTCATCCatcctctctaaaattttttgaaccaaacaaTGGCTAGATGAAGGCCATCCATCTTTCTAACTCCATCTATCCATCCTCCTATGATCTCAACCAAATATAGGATTAGGTTCTATCTTCATTTTGAATCCTTGCCAAACACTGGCTAAAAGATCTCCTCCACACTCCCAGCCTCCACAACCTCCATTCCTCGTTGCCCATCTTTCTTCTTTGCGGAAAACCAGAGGATGACAAAAAGCCTTCCTGGATCCCTTGTTTAGAGATaaggacatcttcttcttctcaccTCTCTCTTCCCCCCACGTGATGTTTGGGGTCACTAGCTACTTGCAGATACTACCACCCAGTGGTAGTTGACCTTGAGATCGAGCACCCCCAACCCTTGCCAAGTTGATCCTGAAATAGGACAGTCCTTAGTTTCGAGAGATTGAGCCTTCAAGACATTGGCACTCAAATTTTCCTTCTTCTAGCCACCATAGGTGCAATATGATCTCACCATCCATCGAGCTACTAACTCGAGACATCCTTGATGGTGATCGAGACTTTAGTCAATGGTTGTGAAACACCCTTTAATCGGACCCCCGTTGGTTGTGTTTTCCTCCCTAGGCCGCATGATCTGGTTGGGCAAAACTATCCTCGACACCACCTCCATGACTAACAGACCCTCCGCTTCCCCTCTTGGTACTAAAGGGAACACATTTAGATGGAATTGTTATATATGATAGATATGTTATATAAATTATTATGTATGAGCAcgttttatataaattatttttcaattcatatattatgagAAGATAACTTATTGTGATTTGcatgaattataaaaatttaaaaattcatttattattatatatcaaTAATCTGCCAAGTAGTTCAGTTTTGATTAAAAGTAGGCCCACGTTGGCCTGAGACATATCAGGCAAAGCTAATTTCAGATCATGCTATGGGCTAAATCTAAGGCATTTTGGGTCAGCTTTGGACCTAATATAGAGCTTGAAGAACGTTTTGGCCATGCTTGAGTTGGCTTGACCAATTGAGCTTGATACTCAATTTGGTCCGACTATTCTTTGATACATCTAATTCGTCGAGTTCAGCAAGCTGATATAGTGAGAAGTGACCACCTAAAGATGAGAAGCGAGAGCTTAAATCCTtgattattaattcactaatcttTAATTTTCCTTCAACCTTTCAGCTCTCTACATCTCTCTGTCTCCTTCTATTCACCCACTTCTAGCATTAATCTCTCCTCTTCACCCACTTCCACCAGCACCCTCATATCACCCCTTCTATTGTTGCCGGTCATTGGTCAAAGAAGGTGACGAGCCCATCTCTAGGAATGCAGAATGCAGAGATAGACTGCAACCAGTCCCTAATCCCTTCTCCATTGTATTAAGAAAGTTAGAGATAGGAAAGAGAGAGGTAATGAATAGTATCCAGTTGTGCATTGTCCTTTGAGAGTTAGGATTTAGCGGCTAAAATATGCTGTCTCCCCTTGGACCCCCTATATCCTTTGCCCTTCCGATGTCCTCTCCCCCTCCGAATTCACTAGGGcatccttcttctcttttctctcattcaaaataaaagaaaaaaagaatcttttttttttgctttattaTTCTCATGGAGTTTTCGATATTGTTCAACTATTGCAAAGGAAGATTTCCGATTTCTTGGGTGATTGCGGTCATGCTACAATGAGCTTTGGTAAACAATATAATCATTGTCGATCCTGTTTAATTTGGCAAGTCTATTTGTGCTACACGGGAGTCCATTTCCCCTATATGGAATGGGCTAAGCTTTTGGTGCAAGTTTCTAGCTGGGCCTGGGCTCAATCTCTGGTCGGGCTAAAACCAAGATTGAAAAGAATCTTTAGGTCTAAGCCTGGCTTGAAGCTTTATAAATTTTGGACCAAACTAGACTAGGGTGGACATGGCCTATAATTGCCCTGGTGGATTCCAGGCCGATATCAGTAACTAATTTGTAAGTTCATGATCTTTTCACAAATCAATCATAGAATCATGAATAAGTCTTGATTAATTCAAGGATTTCCTGAGTTGTTCAGTAGATGGAAAAAAGGTCCATGATGCCATGTGAGATGCTAGGCAATTATTGAGTTGGCCCGCAAGTATAAAGGAATAAGTGGTTTTGACATTGAACGtattttttcagaaaaagatTATAGAACAAAACAAGGATAAGACCCCTTCGCCTGTCCAGATTTCTCCAGTTGGCTTGGCGACTTTCCCGTATGAGTTTCTTTTTTTCGAAAAATAAAACCTGGTTGAGATCTCTTCCTTTAATTCTTATTGCAAGTGGATTAGATTGATCGATTTCTGATTTAGAATTGGTCCGAAACTACTCCATTCCAAACCCACACCGAAGTTATTTGGATAAGATTTGGATTCACAAATAAGAGCTATATTGCATATGGATTCGATTTggattcttaaatttttaatctgttgctgaaccaattgaaaactagtgtactatatatttcaaaaattttggttTCTTGTAAGAAATCAGCCTTCTTCTCATGATATAATTTGTAAATGATTTAGGTTGTCGAATATCATTATGAAAATCTTATGTAAAATatgtttttataatatttatatgatgctTGCTACTATTCGATTGCATAACATGTTTATGATATAATTAGATAATcgctttatatatatttattattattattcatgtTTGAGTTATTTTTGACTTGATATGACCCAAAAAATTAGatggatttatgaaattaatgtcAAATCTAACGTAATTGACTTGAatggaattagattaggtttaatttcaattttttgtcCTAATTCAGATacagattggatttggattatttCCACCACAATCCGCTGCATGCATCCCTGCTTGTATGCTTTTCCACCTCTCTCTCCCGCTCTCTTCTCTACTTTTTACTTCTTTTCATCCCTCCACACAATATATCGCCCAGCAAGTCTTCTTTCTACTTCCAAGGTTTGATGCCCTTTTATtaatttgatatgtataaattctAAATAGATACATAATGATTCTAtccaatttcaaataattatatattatcatgtatatattttaatttttgactttATCTTATTTTCGCTGAATTACTAACTTTTTAATCTTGTCAAATTATTCCTGAACACTAAGCTTGTGGTCATGAGATGAACAACTTTAGGTTATAGGACCGGTGACCACGATATTTTTTGGACGAGGAATATGGGATGCACATCTAATCCTACATGCTTTCTCTAGAAGACGAATACCCTGTTTCCCAGCATGCAGTGAGGAATGGAAGCAATGCATCAAGCGTTAAATGTACAGTCCCCGCAGCAATCCAATTCTTTTTCTACCTTGGTATGGCTGAAGGAGTAGGGCTAGAAATTCATAGCATACTTTGTTTTTGCATCTCTTCCCTACATGCTTCACCCCTCGGTTTCAATTTGAGGCCTCTCAGGTGAAGAGCTCTTTGAAGGATATGTAGATTACAAAGATCACTATCCAAAATTTAAAGAAATGaactgataaatttttttaagaaaaaaattgacaggatggtttatttttaatttattgaaGAAATTATGTAAGCTTTGAGAAACAAAGAACGGTTTCTATCAGAAAATTGAAACAAAGAATGACATTATGAGCAACATAGCTTATATTTGACTATTAcaggtaagatcaaaaatcatgcAGCATCAGTCATCAGATCTAACTTGAAGCCATATAAGTTCACAGGAAAATTTCCAGAAATGTTAAGGCTAGCCACAAAAGAGTAAAAACAGAGCCTCCTCACCTCTGATCACTGAATAGCACCTGCAAGAAAGCGTCATCGCTTGGAACAACGAACCAGGATGACTCTCTCGCCGGAGAAAATGCAACACCAAGGGCGCTTTGAGCAGGGTAGCCGTAGCACTTAATATAAAATTTGGAGGACAGAGAAATGGCCGCGGTAGGTGAAATGCAAGCTAGTTACTCAATTCCATGACGTTTATTTTGAAATGTATAGTAATTCGGGCTTATTGTATAATTCGGTCTTATTCTTCACACGTCAGCCATGACGTTTATTTTGAAATGCCCACTTTACCTCTCTACAGTTGGCAGTTTCTTACCTTCGAGATAATTACCAATCGCCACTGCGGGAAAATGGTTGCCCCAGGAGGCAAaacaaaattaaaaagaaaaacggACCTGGACCTGGGTTGAACCAGGTCTGCACTAATTCATATCCAACCATTAACTAGAACAGCAGCTTGAGCGCGGTGTTCAATCTAAAGACAAATCTCCAAGTTCGCGACATGATGATGGTTGGTTTGTCTAGGACTGGCCGACCCTGTTAAATTAACTCTATATAAGTGACTTAATCAAATGATAATGTATTTTACGTAGATGGTTGGATGTGTTAGTCCGCTAAGCAAagccatttttttcttctttttttatgagtTGGAACTAGATCAAGCTTAGCAACTACTGACCTATCTATGTGCTTCTCCATTTATGGTTTCAGTAATAATCTACCGACGGCAGTCCTGTTAATCATAAGATGTCCAAGCTATTAATCACTTCCATAAAATAACTGTCTTTGTTGAGAATCAGGGATACTGCTATAAAAAACTGTCAATCAAAAACAAGATAATCAAGCATGTTCACATATGTTTTCTTTTAATTTAAGAAGCAATGCGATTAAGAAGTCGTAATCTAAGTTGTTAAGaataataatcaaaaaataacATCAAATCTGTTGGCACAAAAGTGTAAGAATATATGATGCACCAAAGTAGTTCTTTAGCTACTAATAATGGATCTCTTGATCATGGTGGCTGTAGCACTTCGATTAAAATTTGGAAGAGAAAGCGAGAAGTGGCTGCGTGGCAGTGAGAAGGCAGGCTGGCCGTTCGATtctatggagagagagagagagagagagagagagagagagagagagaggaggtggcTATGTGCCAGCTAGAATGCAAGGTTGTCATTGGATTCCATGTCCC
Above is a genomic segment from Elaeis guineensis isolate ETL-2024a chromosome 1, EG11, whole genome shotgun sequence containing:
- the LOC105060769 gene encoding disease resistance protein RPM1-like → MAEAAILLAIKKIGVALGGEAVKLAGSLFANEVSLLTQLPSSMSRIESELSVMQAFLGQIDARTDNNQVVEAWVQKVRKLAYSVEDIMDEYVYLIARQQGSGLGGYLKKVVRRSPDLVAWHQIAAQLKELESNLVHLSEMKERWIKTAEGEMDSSLNYASENQRYLADFSHFIGEDDLVGIDQNRKTLIEWLFDEDPVSCIISVWGMGGLGKTTLVTNVYKSEGTKFECHAWISISQTYQVDDLLRRMIEELHDNEKVDKIPIDIRGLNHRRLVETIRSSLDQKRYMIILDDVWDPEAFNDIRQAFVNNKGSRIIITTRSTEVASLAHDSRKLELKGLQSTQAWDLFCKRAFWKEKVRECPKELEELGEKIVSKCQGLPLAIVSLGSLLSLREKTKSEWGKVYDRLSWELNNNPNLDNVKHVLNLSYNYLPRYLKNCFLHCSMFPEDHVLQRKRLMRLWVAEGFVEERGSSTMEEVAEDYLKELIHRCMLQVVRRNEFGRIKHCRMHDIVRELAVSLSMKENFSVVHDDLQMVVKTGDEKRRLSVHKCGNQLQSSMELPRLRTFTVFDPAMSASSSLSLLCSSSRYLTVLDLQGISIERVPDEIGDLFNLHFLGLRKTKVKVLPKSLGRLHNLQTLDLSQSEIEKLPSTIRNLKKLRHLFAEKVPDASDVTINSGRGVQGLKGLWNLKDLQTLQAVEATMEFVERLRNLTQLRSVRIWKVRGIHCKHLCASLSRLRYLYYLSLNASDENEILQLGGWDHPPQHLLKLNLKGQLAEGTMDLPLFRALGSSLRKLYLGWSGLREDPLRSLSQLTHLVFLKLHKAYDGQQLWFRSGWFPNLKRLILFDMPELNQVEVEDDAMASLKYLDLAGLPKLKDIPRGIEYLTSLQELYLMDLHSEFRGRFEESNGKNKVQHIPNAYYIIKREDQTIDVKRLSGQEEKREE